AAAACCCACGAGGCGCGATCTGTTCCGTTCGCGCCTCTTTTCATTGCTGGAGCGTATCGGAAGTTCGTCTTAGTGCGCTGACGCGGCAACCGCTGCGTCTGCCTTTCCCTGTGCCGATTTACGCGGCGCTGTCGCGTGCGGTTCACCCTCCGCTTCAGCCTTCTTCGCTTTCTGTCCCGCTTCAGCCAGAAGTTTCGCCGCAGCACTAGCCGTAATCCGGCGATGAGCGATGCCACGCGCATCGAGCGCAATCACTTGATACAGTTCGCGGTCGCATTCCACTTCCCGCTCATACTCCTCGCACGTTTCAACCAGCAACTCAAGCAGCACTTGGCGGCTGCGTCGTTCGTGGCTCGTCAGTGCGGGGTTCCTATATATCGAGGTCGCAAGCGTGGCAAGTCTGTTGAGTTGAGTCAATTGTCGTTCGCACGAACCGAATGCCGACAGGGCGAGCTTTTCGTACTGCAAGGCATCGACAGGCGGGCGTGAGGTGTGTTGATTTTTGATGGACTTGCTCATGGTGCGATCTCCCTAAGACTTACCTGGATCGCCCGACACTCGCTTGCAAGGAGGGTGAGCGGGCATGTAGCGAAGTTGACAGACCGGGCTTGAAACAATCCGGCGAGCCTTGCGACTCCTCCACCACAGCCCGCCCATAGAAAATACAGACGTGCAGAGATAGACGCACGACCCGCATGGCGAGTGTGCGGTTTCAAGCGGTCGGGTAGCAGCGGCGCATTGCTGCGCCGCCGCCCCCTTGAACCGGACGTGCGAGTCACCCCGCATCCGGCTCAAGCCATTCTTCAGCACCAGGCATTGGCACCGAGCGGTTTGATGGAACGAGTTTTGGTGTGACGGCGGATGAAGTAGTCGTCCCAAGCTGGATCGAATGGATGGGCGCTGCCGCAGATCTTGACGTACCGCGTAATCGGGACCGTCGATGCCTGGAAACGTTGCAGCCCATGAATACCGTAAGCCACACTGTCCGTGGCAAAGACCCATGAACGCCATCCATCTACCCGGAAGTATTATTTCCTCCTCACCCACCGTGCTCCTTTCCTGGGATGCCTGCGTCTTGCCCCGTGCCAGAGCAGTTGCCAGATGTGCGAGTCTACCCATGAGAAAGTCACTTTCGACACAACATGACGGTGATGCATTGCCCATCCCCGAATGACCGGGTTAAGCCTGTGTATCAGCGCTTCCTGTGCGCCACTCGCATGGCCTTTGATGATCACTCTGACCTTGTCGAGCAGCGACTTTATGCTTTTCCTCGCTGGCTTGATCAGTAACTTGCCGCTGTACTTGCGCACGTTCTGACCGAGGAAATCGAAACCGTCCGCCATATTCGTGATCCGGGTTTTTTCTTCTGAGAGTTCCAGACCCCGAACAGCCATGAATGCCCTGACCGCCGGAAGCACCCGGGATTCCAGTACCTCTTTCGATGCACCGGTCACCACGAAATCATCGGCGTAGCGGATGACGTTAAGCTTCGCCTGTTTGCGAGCGTGTCTGGAAGCGCCTACACTTGCATGGACCGCTGCTTCCAGTCCGTCTAACGCCATATTCGCGATCACGGGTGAGATGACACCCCCTTGCGGGGTGCCGGCCCGTGACTCGAACAGGGTTCCCTCATCGATATCCGGCCTGCATCCACTTGCGCAGGACTTCCTTGTCCATCGCCGCATTCTCCAGAATCCAGGAGTGACTGAAGTTGTCGAAACAGCCTCGGATATCACCCTCCAGAATCCACTCTGGCGAGGTTCGCCTCGCCAGAGCGTTGAAGCAGTGCTGGATGTCATCGGCAGTCGAGCGTTCGGCCCGGAAGCCGTAGGAGTTGACATCCGCCAGAGTCTCCGCGATCGGTTCCAGTGCGAGCTTCCATAAAGCCTGCATCGCCCGGCACCTCATGCACGGGGACGGTTAGCGCGAACTGCACCAGCGCTCAACGAGTATTTGGGATGGGCTGAGATCTGCCATCCATTCCATCCGTTAAAAGGTCAACGTTTTCCAGTACTGAAGACCCGGCGCGTCGGCGGGGTTGATACGCTGCTTCTGGGTCATGCAGAACGCGGCAGCTTCAGCATTGCCCGCGAATGGACCGACTGGGGCATGCCCTCTGTTCACGACGGTGCTGGCGTCACCGCGTGCCGCTTCGATCTGGACATGCTGCTAGAGCTGATCGACCTGATCGACCAGCTTGCCGTTTCGGCCTCGAAGAAGTCATCCACCAAAGGAGCTTGATCAATGGATATTCTTGACCTAGTATCAGACCAGTTAGATACGTGGTCTGATCATGCAAGACACACCATCGTCGACTTTGCGCAGGCGTCGTGCCCAGTTGCTGCGGCAAATGCCGGCTCTGGACACGCTGCTCAGGGGCTCGCTCATCGAGCGCTACAAGCGCTGCGGCAAACCTGGCTGCAAATGTGCCGACGGCCCCGGTCATGGCCCCAAGTATTACCTGTCGGTGAGTTTTCCCGGCCGCCGGCCACAAATGGACTACGTGCCGCAAGACGATTACGCCGACGTCACCGAGCGCCTGGCGAACTATCACCGGGTTCGCGAGATCATCGAGGAGATCTGCGAGATCAACCGCGAACTACTGCGCCGCCGCGAGGCGATCTAAGGGACGTCGGTGAGCCAGACGCCATCGCTCACCGACTGCATCGATCCGCACCTGGCCGGCGTACTCATCGCCAACATGCTCGAGGCCTGGCTCACCGCCGGGTCCGCGCTGGAACCGAGTGAGGAGGCCGTCGATGAACCCCAAGATCACCCCGCAACATCTGGGCAAGCCGGCGTACATTTATATCCGCCAGTCGACGCAAGCCCAGGTGCTGCACCATCAGGAGAGCACCGAGCGCCAGTACGCGTTGAAGGACAAGGCGCTTGCATTGGGCTGGACCGAAACGGCGATCCGTACGCTGGACCGGGACCTCGGTCACTCGGGCGCGCAGATGACGGGCCGCGAGGACTTCAAGACGCTGGTGGCGGATGTCTCGATGGGGCAAGTGGGTGCAGTACTTGCCCTGGAGGTGTCACGCCTGGCACGCTCGAACCTGGACTGGCATCGCCTGCTCGAACTGTGTGCGCTCACTCATACCCTCGTGATCGATTCCGATGGTTGCTACGATCGGTCATGTTGATGCCCTCATGTGTTTGCTCGCGGGGCGATAACGAGATGGTTTCGCACGCCCGATTTGAGCTCATGGAGAGCGGATATGCTCTCCGGGGTATTGGGAAACAGGAAACGTTTGTCATGCGAATCGCGCTGGACACAGATGACGCCGTCGCGGATGCGTCGCTTGATCCACGAGGTCGAAACCTGCAGGGATTGCGCGACATCGGCAACGGTCAACCATCCAGAGATGTGCCGCGCACGCATTGATCTGGCGTCGTGCAATACACGATGACGCTGCCGGATGAGCTGTACGGTCCGTGCCGGGACATGGCTGCATCGGGCCGAGTGATACCCCTCCTGGGACAGTATTCCGGCTATTGTGGCATCGTCGATGCCCTGCCGGGCAAGTTCAAGCACGCGGGCTTCCATCTCGGCGCCCCTGGTGAGTGCCCGCGCGGCATGCACACGCGGCTCGACCTCCAGTTGGGAGATCTCACCACCTCGCCAGACAACACGGATTGCGATCCGATCACGCGTTACCCGGTGCAGGATCACTTTATCAATCAGGGAACGCAGCAGGGCCTTCTTGCTCTCGCGATTGACTTGCGGTCGCTGCCAGATTTCCGGTAGCTGGGTACCGAGCGCAAGAAAGTCATTTTGCTCTTCAGCACTGAGCGCCTCCGGTTTGCATGCCTCAACCTGATGACGGGCAAGCGCATCCTCCGCCTGTCGCAGTTCGCGCAGCGCCGTTTCCCACCGCCGTTCAAGCTCGGCAGCAATCAGACGGTTATCCGGATCGACGCGATTGTATTGGCGCTCGGCCAGGAGCGCCTGATAGCGTAGCCGTTCGACCTGCTGCACCTCTGCCCGGTTGGCGGCATCACGGGTCTGCTGTCTTGCATGGTTTGCACCCGCCCACGTTTCGAGCTCCGCGGGTCCAACTGCCGCGAGGAAGGCCTCCACGACCCGCGCATCAATAAGGTCAGCAGGGAGGTGCTGGCATAGTTGGCCACCCTGACTACGCAGCAGATAGTTACAGACGTACCTGTTCGCATTCTTGTACTGCACCGCCATCTTGTGACCGCATTGCCCGCACCAGACGATGCCCTGGAGCACGGCTGCACCGTCGCGGGGTATCCCGCGCGTCTGGTTTCGCTGATATTCCGCATGGTTATCGCGCAACATGGCCTGGACCTGTTCGAAACGTTCCCAGTCGAGGTAGACAGGATAACGGTCTTTCACGACGATTTTCCATTCTGACATAGGACAGCGTTCTGTGATGAGCTTGCCGTTGGCATAAGTCGAATGGCACGACCGGGTTCGACCATAGACGAACGCACCCGCGTAGGCAGGATTCTTCAGAATCGCCGTGAGCATATTGGCCGTTGGTGAACGCCAGATGATGTCGCCAAACCGGTCGCGCCGCGGCAAGGTCAGCGCGTGATCGCGGAAGCGGCGCATTACTTTGCCCACCGACCCAAGACCCAGAAACGTCGTAAAGATCAGCGATACCCGATCCTGCACCTCC
The nucleotide sequence above comes from Paraburkholderia aromaticivorans. Encoded proteins:
- a CDS encoding recombinase family protein; translation: MNPKITPQHLGKPAYIYIRQSTQAQVLHHQESTERQYALKDKALALGWTETAIRTLDRDLGHSGAQMTGREDFKTLVADVSMGQVGAVLALEVSRLARSNLDWHRLLELCALTHTLVIDSDGCYDRSC
- a CDS encoding Y4bD/Y4pK family protein, with the protein product MGWAEICHPFHPLKGQRFPVLKTRRVGGVDTLLLGHAERGSFSIAREWTDWGMPSVHDGAGVTACRFDLDMLLELIDLIDQLAVSASKKSSTKGA
- a CDS encoding recombinase family protein — protein: MTSELVTARHLCRKAIIYIRQSTPNQVVTNQESLRLQYALRQRASDLGWDDANIEVVDMDLGLSGSTLSHREGFKDVIARVTLGEVGIILSYEVTRLARNCTDWYPLLDLCGFRQCLIGDRDGVYDPGSANGRLLLGLKGTISEVELHTLRGRLTAGLLNKAKRGELALLLPAGLERDTNGMVHKDPNQEVQDRVSLIFTTFLGLGSVGKVMRRFRDHALTLPRRDRFGDIIWRSPTANMLTAILKNPAYAGAFVYGRTRSCHSTYANGKLITERCPMSEWKIVVKDRYPVYLDWERFEQVQAMLRDNHAEYQRNQTRGIPRDGAAVLQGIVWCGQCGHKMAVQYKNANRYVCNYLLRSQGGQLCQHLPADLIDARVVEAFLAAVGPAELETWAGANHARQQTRDAANRAEVQQVERLRYQALLAERQYNRVDPDNRLIAAELERRWETALRELRQAEDALARHQVEACKPEALSAEEQNDFLALGTQLPEIWQRPQVNRESKKALLRSLIDKVILHRVTRDRIAIRVVWRGGEISQLEVEPRVHAARALTRGAEMEARVLELARQGIDDATIAGILSQEGYHSARCSHVPARTVQLIRQRHRVLHDARSMRARHISGWLTVADVAQSLQVSTSWIKRRIRDGVICVQRDSHDKRFLFPNTPESISALHELKSGVRNHLVIAPRANT
- a CDS encoding DUF6788 family protein — its product is MPALDTLLRGSLIERYKRCGKPGCKCADGPGHGPKYYLSVSFPGRRPQMDYVPQDDYADVTERLANYHRVREIIEEICEINRELLRRREAI
- a CDS encoding group II intron maturase-specific domain-containing protein, with amino-acid sequence MRRWTRKSCASGCRPDIDEGTLFESRAGTPQGGVISPVIANMALDGLEAAVHASVGASRHARKQAKLNVIRYADDFVVTGASKEVLESRVLPAVRAFMAVRGLELSEEKTRITNMADGFDFLGQNVRKYSGKLLIKPARKSIKSLLDKVRVIIKGHASGAQEALIHRLNPVIRGWAMHHRHVVSKVTFSWVDSHIWQLLWHGARRRHPRKGARWVRRK
- a CDS encoding reverse transcriptase domain-containing protein, with the translated sequence MQALWKLALEPIAETLADVNSYGFRAERSTADDIQHCFNALARRTSPEWILEGDIRGCFDNFSHSWILENAAMDKEVLRKWMQAGYR